The following are from one region of the Bacillus methanolicus MGA3 genome:
- a CDS encoding NADH-quinone oxidoreductase subunit D encodes MIRTEEMLLNVGPQHPSTHGVFRLIVKIDGEIITEAKPVIGYLHRGTEKLAENLQYTQIIPYTDRMDYLSAMTNNYVICHAVETMMGIEIPERAEYLRVIAMELGRIASHLVWWGTYLLDIGAVSPFLYAFREREMIINLLNELSGARLTFNYMRVGGVKWDAPEGWIKKVKDFVPYMREQLQGYHELVTGNEIFMNRVKGVGKYTKEDALNYSLSGANLRCTGVKWDLRKDEPYSIYDRFDFDVPVQTGGDAWARYHVRMAEIEESLKILEQAVEQFPPEEEIMAKVPKIIKAPKGEAYVRIESPRGEIGCYIASDGKKEPYRLKFRRPSFYNLQILPKLLVGENIANLIAILGAIDIVLGEVDG; translated from the coding sequence GTGATACGCACAGAGGAGATGCTGCTTAATGTCGGGCCTCAGCATCCGAGTACGCACGGTGTATTCCGTCTTATAGTTAAAATCGACGGGGAAATAATTACAGAAGCAAAACCGGTTATCGGCTATCTTCACCGGGGAACGGAAAAATTGGCTGAAAATCTTCAATACACACAAATTATTCCTTATACGGACCGAATGGACTATTTATCTGCGATGACGAATAACTATGTCATTTGCCATGCAGTGGAAACAATGATGGGCATTGAAATTCCTGAGCGTGCTGAGTATTTGCGGGTTATTGCCATGGAACTTGGAAGGATTGCGAGCCACCTTGTTTGGTGGGGAACATACCTTTTAGATATCGGTGCAGTCAGCCCATTTCTTTATGCTTTTCGTGAAAGAGAAATGATCATCAACTTGCTTAATGAACTTTCCGGTGCGCGTTTAACCTTCAACTATATGCGTGTTGGAGGAGTAAAATGGGATGCACCTGAAGGATGGATTAAAAAAGTAAAAGACTTTGTTCCTTATATGAGAGAACAGCTGCAAGGCTATCATGAACTTGTAACTGGAAACGAAATTTTTATGAACCGCGTAAAAGGAGTCGGAAAGTACACGAAGGAAGACGCATTAAACTATTCTTTGAGTGGTGCAAACCTTCGCTGTACCGGCGTAAAATGGGATCTTCGCAAAGATGAGCCATATTCGATTTATGACCGTTTTGATTTTGATGTTCCGGTCCAAACAGGGGGAGATGCATGGGCCAGGTATCACGTCCGGATGGCCGAAATCGAAGAATCTCTTAAAATTCTCGAGCAAGCTGTTGAACAATTCCCACCAGAAGAAGAAATTATGGCGAAAGTGCCAAAAATCATCAAAGCTCCAAAGGGGGAAGCCTATGTCCGGATTGAGTCTCCGCGCGGGGAAATCGGCTGCTATATTGCCAGTGACGGTAAGAAAGAGCCTTACCGCTTAAAGTTTCGAAGACCGTCATTTTATAATCTTCAAATTCTCCCAAAATTATTAGTAGGCGAAAACATCGCCAACTTAATTGCAATACTGGGAGCGATTGATATTGTCCTCGGGGAGGTGGACGGTTAA
- a CDS encoding NuoB/complex I 20 kDa subunit family protein, giving the protein MDLNLDNISAEEMKELKRNVFLTTLEQIKAWARSNSLWPMTFGLACCAIEMMGVGSSHYDLDRFGSFFRTSPRQSDVMIVSGTVTKKMAPIVRRLYDQMPEPKWVIAMGSCATAGGPYVKSYSVVKGVDQIVPVDVYIPGCPPNPAALIYGINKLKEKIRYEAKTGKKVI; this is encoded by the coding sequence ATGGATTTAAACTTAGACAATATTTCAGCAGAGGAAATGAAAGAGCTAAAACGAAATGTATTTTTAACGACGTTGGAGCAGATAAAAGCTTGGGCAAGGAGCAATTCTTTATGGCCGATGACGTTTGGTCTTGCGTGCTGTGCGATTGAGATGATGGGAGTAGGTTCTTCTCATTACGATTTAGATCGGTTCGGTTCTTTTTTCCGTACGTCGCCACGCCAGTCGGATGTAATGATTGTATCCGGTACAGTAACGAAGAAAATGGCTCCGATTGTACGCCGTTTGTATGATCAAATGCCTGAACCCAAATGGGTCATTGCGATGGGTTCTTGTGCGACGGCAGGCGGTCCATATGTGAAATCGTATTCGGTTGTAAAAGGCGTTGACCAAATTGTCCCAGTTGATGTTTATATTCCAGGCTGCCCGCCAAATCCAGCTGCATTAATATATGGGATTAATAAATTAAAAGAAAAAATCCGTTATGAGGCGAAGACCGGGAAGAAGGTGATCTAA
- a CDS encoding NADH-quinone oxidoreductase subunit A: MDFLNVYQNNYLFVIVFLCLGVLLPVVALSLGRLLRPYKPYDAKYATYESGNEPFHDSRVQFNVRYYIFALMFVIFDVETVFLYPWAVAYEKLGIFALIEMFIFVFMLVIGLVYAWKKRVLKWI, from the coding sequence ATGGACTTTCTGAATGTGTACCAGAATAACTATCTCTTTGTTATTGTGTTCTTGTGTCTTGGGGTGTTGTTGCCTGTGGTAGCGCTTTCTTTAGGGAGGCTTTTGCGTCCATATAAGCCTTATGATGCAAAGTATGCTACCTATGAGAGCGGTAATGAACCATTTCACGATTCACGAGTTCAGTTCAATGTCCGATATTATATTTTTGCTCTTATGTTTGTCATTTTTGATGTGGAGACTGTGTTTTTGTACCCATGGGCTGTTGCCTATGAAAAACTTGGAATCTTCGCATTAATAGAAATGTTTATATTTGTTTTTATGCTTGTCATTGGACTTGTCTATGCATGGAAAAAGAGGGTGTTGAAATGGATTTAA
- a CDS encoding F0F1 ATP synthase subunit epsilon, giving the protein MKTIKVSVVTPDGPVYESDVEMVSTKAQSGELGILPGHIPMVAPLQIGAVRLKKGGKTEYVAVSGGFLEVRPDQVTILAQAAETSEQIDVERAKRAKERAEERLRAQNQDNIDFKRAELALKRAINRISVAEKKL; this is encoded by the coding sequence ATGAAGACGATTAAAGTCAGTGTTGTTACTCCCGATGGCCCGGTGTATGAATCAGATGTGGAAATGGTAAGCACAAAAGCTCAAAGTGGTGAGCTCGGAATTTTACCTGGGCACATTCCAATGGTTGCACCGTTGCAAATTGGTGCTGTCCGTCTAAAAAAAGGCGGAAAAACGGAATACGTGGCAGTAAGCGGCGGATTCTTGGAAGTACGTCCTGATCAAGTGACGATTTTGGCGCAAGCAGCTGAAACATCAGAACAAATTGATGTAGAGCGTGCGAAACGTGCAAAAGAACGCGCCGAAGAACGTTTACGGGCACAAAATCAGGATAATATTGATTTCAAACGTGCTGAGCTTGCTCTCAAACGTGCTATTAACCGTATTTCTGTTGCGGAGAAAAAACTATAA
- the atpD gene encoding F0F1 ATP synthase subunit beta — translation MNKGRVLQVMGPVVDVKFESGQLPEIYNALRIEHKARNESEVDINLTLEVALHLGDDTVRTIAMASTDGLTRGMEVIDTGAPISVPVGDATLGRVFNVLGEPIDLDGPIDPNARRDSIHKDAPPFEKLSTEVEILETGIKVVDLLAPYIKGGKIGLFGGAGVGKTVLIQELINNIAQEHGGISVFAGVGERTREGNDLYHEMTDSGVIKKTAMVFGQMNEPPGARMRVALTGLTMAEYFRDEEGQDVLFFIDNIFRFTQAGSEVSALLGRMPSAVGYQPTLATEMGKLQERITSTSTGSVTSIQAIYVPADDYTDPAPATTFAHLDATTNLERKLTEMGIYPAVDPLASTSRALAPEIVGEEHYTVARRVQQTLQRYRELQDIIAILGMDELSDEDKLIVHRARRIQFFLSQNFHVAEQFTGQPGSYVPVKETVRGFKEILEGKYDHIPEDAFRLVGRIEEVIENAKRMGVQV, via the coding sequence ATGAACAAAGGACGCGTTCTTCAAGTTATGGGTCCGGTTGTTGACGTGAAGTTCGAAAGCGGACAACTTCCTGAGATCTATAATGCGTTGCGCATCGAGCATAAAGCTCGCAACGAATCTGAAGTTGACATCAACTTAACCCTTGAAGTAGCCCTTCATTTAGGTGATGATACAGTTCGTACCATTGCGATGGCTTCCACTGACGGATTAACTCGCGGTATGGAAGTGATTGATACTGGTGCTCCAATCTCCGTTCCTGTAGGGGATGCGACACTTGGCCGTGTATTTAACGTTTTAGGTGAACCGATTGACCTTGACGGACCAATTGATCCAAATGCACGCCGTGATTCCATTCACAAAGATGCACCTCCATTTGAAAAGCTTTCAACAGAAGTTGAAATTCTTGAGACTGGAATTAAAGTAGTAGACCTGCTTGCACCTTATATTAAAGGTGGTAAAATTGGTCTCTTCGGCGGTGCCGGTGTAGGAAAAACCGTATTAATCCAAGAGTTAATCAATAACATCGCTCAAGAGCACGGCGGTATTTCTGTATTTGCCGGTGTAGGTGAGCGTACTCGTGAAGGTAACGACCTTTACCATGAAATGACTGACTCAGGCGTTATTAAGAAAACTGCGATGGTATTCGGCCAGATGAACGAGCCGCCTGGAGCACGTATGCGTGTTGCACTTACTGGACTTACAATGGCTGAGTATTTCCGTGATGAGGAAGGACAAGACGTATTGTTCTTTATCGATAACATCTTCCGTTTCACACAAGCAGGTTCTGAGGTTTCCGCGCTGTTAGGCCGTATGCCTTCTGCCGTTGGTTACCAGCCGACACTTGCTACTGAAATGGGTAAATTGCAAGAACGCATCACATCTACTAGCACAGGTTCTGTTACATCAATCCAAGCGATTTACGTACCGGCCGATGACTATACAGATCCGGCTCCGGCTACAACATTCGCTCACTTGGATGCGACAACAAACCTTGAGCGTAAGCTTACTGAGATGGGTATCTACCCTGCAGTGGATCCGCTCGCTTCCACTTCCCGTGCATTGGCTCCGGAAATCGTTGGAGAAGAGCACTACACAGTAGCACGCCGGGTACAGCAAACATTACAGCGTTATAGAGAATTGCAAGATATTATCGCGATCCTTGGTATGGATGAGCTTTCTGACGAAGACAAGCTTATCGTACACCGTGCGCGCCGTATCCAATTCTTCTTATCTCAAAACTTCCACGTTGCTGAACAGTTTACTGGTCAGCCGGGTTCATACGTACCTGTTAAAGAAACTGTCAGAGGTTTCAAAGAAATTCTTGAAGGTAAATACGACCACATTCCTGAAGATGCATTCCGTCTCGTAGGTCGAATCGAAGAAGTTATTGAGAACGCGAAACGCATGGGTGTACAGGTCTAA
- a CDS encoding F0F1 ATP synthase subunit gamma has translation MASLRDIKSRINSTKKTSQITKAMEMVSAAKLNRAEMNARSFVPYMEKIQEVTASIALGSKDVKHPMLISRPVKKTGYLVITSDRGLAGAFNSNVLRHVFQVIQERHKSNDEFAIIAIGRIARDFFRKRGMNVILDIVGVSDQLTFADIKDIASKTVGMFADETFDELYMYYNHYVSAIQQDVTEKKLLPITDITASKKLTSYEFDPSAEEILEVLLPQYAESLIYGAILDSKASEHAARMTAMKNATDNAKELINTLTLSYNRARQASITQEITEIVSGAAALE, from the coding sequence GTGGCATCATTACGCGATATTAAATCTCGGATTAATTCTACGAAGAAGACGAGCCAAATTACAAAAGCGATGGAAATGGTATCAGCTGCGAAACTGAACCGGGCCGAAATGAATGCTAGGTCATTCGTTCCGTATATGGAAAAAATTCAAGAGGTTACCGCATCCATCGCACTTGGAAGCAAAGATGTGAAACATCCAATGTTAATATCCCGCCCCGTGAAAAAGACTGGATATTTGGTTATTACGTCTGACCGCGGCCTTGCGGGCGCTTTTAACAGCAACGTATTGCGTCACGTATTCCAAGTCATTCAAGAACGACATAAGTCGAACGATGAATTCGCCATCATTGCGATAGGAAGAATCGCCCGCGATTTTTTCAGGAAGCGCGGCATGAATGTCATTCTTGATATTGTCGGTGTGTCTGACCAGCTTACTTTTGCCGATATTAAAGATATCGCATCGAAGACAGTCGGCATGTTTGCGGATGAAACATTTGATGAGCTATATATGTATTACAATCATTATGTAAGTGCTATTCAACAGGATGTAACAGAGAAGAAATTACTTCCGATTACGGACATCACAGCGTCCAAAAAACTTACATCCTACGAGTTTGATCCTTCCGCTGAAGAAATTCTTGAAGTATTGCTGCCTCAATATGCTGAAAGCTTAATTTATGGAGCAATCCTTGACAGCAAGGCAAGTGAGCATGCTGCACGGATGACAGCAATGAAGAATGCAACGGACAATGCTAAAGAGCTTATTAATACATTAACCCTTAGCTACAACCGTGCACGTCAGGCTTCAATCACGCAAGAAATCACCGAAATTGTCAGCGGTGCTGCGGCACTTGAATAA
- the atpA gene encoding F0F1 ATP synthase subunit alpha, with the protein MSIKAEEISALIKKQIENYQSEIQVSDVGTVIQIGDGIARAHGLDNVMAGELVEFSNGVMGMAQNLEENNVGIVILGPFTGIREGDEVRRTGRIMEVPVGEELIGRVVNPLGQPVDGMGPIHTTKTRPIESPAPGVMDRKSVHEPLQTGIKAIDALVPIGRGQRELIIGDRQTGKTSVAIDTILNQKDQNMICIYVAIGQKESTVRTAVETLRKYGALDYTIVVTASASQPAPLLYLAPYAGVTMAEEFMYNGKHVLVVYDDLSKQAAAYRELSLLLRRPPGREAYPGDVFYLHSRLLERAAKLSDAKGGGSITALPFIETQAGDVSAYIPTNVISITDGQIFLQSDLFFSGVRPAINAGLSVSRVGGNAQIKAMKKVAGTLRLDLASYRELEAFAQFGSDLDKATQAKLARGARTVEVLKQDLHKPLKVEKQVAILYALTRGFLDDIPVQDIRRFEEEFLNWLDHNRKDLLDHIVTTKELPADEDMAAAINEFKKTFAVSE; encoded by the coding sequence ATGAGCATCAAAGCTGAAGAAATCAGTGCGCTGATAAAAAAGCAAATCGAAAACTATCAGTCGGAAATTCAAGTGAGTGATGTAGGTACTGTTATTCAAATTGGTGACGGTATCGCCCGTGCTCATGGCCTCGACAATGTCATGGCCGGAGAACTTGTTGAATTTTCAAACGGCGTTATGGGTATGGCGCAAAACCTTGAAGAAAATAACGTCGGTATTGTTATCTTAGGACCATTTACAGGAATCCGCGAAGGGGATGAGGTTCGCCGTACGGGCCGCATCATGGAAGTTCCGGTAGGGGAAGAGTTAATCGGCCGCGTCGTAAACCCATTGGGACAACCAGTTGACGGAATGGGTCCAATCCATACAACAAAAACTCGTCCAATCGAAAGTCCGGCTCCGGGAGTTATGGATCGTAAATCTGTACATGAGCCGCTTCAAACAGGTATCAAAGCGATTGACGCTCTAGTTCCAATCGGCCGCGGTCAGCGTGAGTTAATTATCGGGGACCGCCAAACAGGTAAAACATCCGTTGCGATCGATACTATCCTAAACCAAAAAGATCAAAACATGATTTGTATCTATGTAGCAATCGGACAAAAAGAATCCACAGTGCGTACCGCAGTTGAAACACTGCGCAAATACGGTGCATTAGATTACACAATTGTCGTAACTGCATCTGCTTCCCAACCTGCGCCTTTATTGTACCTTGCTCCATATGCAGGCGTTACAATGGCAGAGGAATTTATGTATAACGGCAAGCACGTATTGGTTGTTTATGATGACCTTTCAAAACAAGCTGCTGCTTACCGTGAGCTTTCTCTATTATTACGCCGTCCGCCAGGCCGCGAAGCGTATCCAGGGGACGTATTCTACTTGCACTCTCGCTTATTAGAGCGTGCTGCTAAATTAAGTGATGCGAAGGGCGGAGGTTCGATTACAGCACTTCCATTCATTGAAACACAAGCAGGGGACGTTTCTGCTTACATTCCAACAAACGTTATTTCCATCACAGATGGACAGATTTTCTTACAATCAGACCTATTCTTCTCCGGTGTGCGTCCGGCGATCAACGCAGGTCTTTCCGTATCCCGCGTAGGTGGAAACGCACAAATTAAAGCAATGAAAAAGGTTGCCGGTACATTGCGTCTTGACCTTGCTTCCTACCGTGAGCTAGAAGCATTCGCTCAGTTCGGTTCTGACCTTGATAAAGCAACGCAAGCAAAACTTGCCCGCGGTGCCCGCACTGTTGAAGTATTAAAGCAGGACTTGCACAAACCGCTTAAAGTTGAAAAGCAAGTTGCGATTCTGTACGCATTGACTCGCGGCTTCCTTGACGATATTCCAGTACAAGATATTCGTCGTTTCGAAGAAGAGTTCTTAAATTGGTTAGACCATAACCGCAAAGATTTGTTAGACCATATCGTTACAACAAAAGAACTGCCTGCTGATGAAGATATGGCTGCTGCGATCAACGAATTCAAGAAAACTTTCGCAGTATCCGAGTAA
- a CDS encoding F0F1 ATP synthase subunit delta, giving the protein MSSSTVAKRYALALFQLAKEHQLLDQMEQELRVVKEVIIHNNELKAVLKSPKLPNEKKKEILKEVFSSVNTYVLNTLMILIDRHREDYIAEMADHFIELANDERGIAEAKVYSVRPLTEAESEALSSVFASKVGKQSLRIENIVDSNLLGGIKLRIGNRIFDGSLRGKLERMERQLQG; this is encoded by the coding sequence ATGAGCAGCTCTACAGTAGCAAAACGATATGCCTTGGCTCTTTTCCAGCTTGCGAAAGAACACCAGCTTCTTGACCAAATGGAACAAGAACTGCGGGTTGTAAAAGAAGTGATCATTCATAACAATGAATTAAAAGCTGTGTTAAAATCTCCAAAACTTCCGAATGAGAAGAAAAAAGAGATTTTAAAAGAAGTATTTTCTTCTGTAAATACTTATGTATTAAATACATTGATGATATTAATCGACCGACATCGGGAAGATTATATAGCCGAAATGGCTGATCATTTTATCGAACTGGCAAATGATGAAAGAGGCATAGCAGAAGCAAAAGTGTATTCTGTTCGCCCTTTAACAGAGGCTGAAAGCGAAGCATTATCCTCTGTATTTGCATCGAAAGTCGGAAAACAATCGCTTCGAATTGAAAATATTGTCGATTCCAATTTGCTCGGAGGCATTAAGCTTCGCATCGGAAACCGAATTTTTGACGGTAGCTTGCGCGGCAAGCTTGAGCGCATGGAACGTCAATTGCAAGGTTAA
- a CDS encoding F0F1 ATP synthase subunit B, protein MLTNGFVLGAAESAAHSFNGGDIVFQLLMFIILLALLKKYAWGPLMGVMKQREEHIANEIEAAEKSRAEANKLLEEQRSLLKEARSEAQGLIENAKKQAEAQREEIISLARAEAERIKEAAKLEIEQQKEKAVAAIREQVASLSVLIASKVIEKELSAEDQEKLINEFIQEAGEGR, encoded by the coding sequence GTGTTAACAAACGGTTTTGTATTAGGTGCAGCTGAGAGCGCGGCTCACAGCTTTAACGGCGGGGATATTGTGTTCCAGCTATTGATGTTCATTATCTTGTTAGCATTGCTTAAGAAATATGCATGGGGTCCATTAATGGGCGTCATGAAACAGCGTGAAGAGCATATTGCAAACGAAATTGAAGCGGCAGAAAAAAGCCGTGCTGAAGCAAACAAACTTTTGGAAGAACAGCGCAGCCTTTTAAAAGAAGCACGCTCAGAAGCTCAAGGACTTATTGAAAATGCGAAAAAGCAAGCTGAAGCTCAACGTGAAGAAATCATTAGTCTTGCACGTGCTGAAGCTGAACGCATAAAAGAAGCAGCAAAACTTGAAATTGAACAGCAAAAAGAAAAAGCTGTTGCAGCTATTCGTGAGCAAGTGGCATCATTATCTGTATTGATCGCTTCGAAAGTAATTGAAAAAGAACTAAGCGCAGAAGACCAAGAAAAACTTATTAATGAATTCATTCAAGAGGCAGGAGAAGGGCGATGA
- the atpE gene encoding F0F1 ATP synthase subunit C: MGLLAAAIAIGLAALGAGVGNGLIVSRTVEGIARQPEARGMLQTTMFIGVALVEAIPIIATVIAFMVIGR; encoded by the coding sequence ATGGGTCTATTAGCAGCAGCAATTGCAATTGGTTTAGCGGCACTGGGTGCTGGTGTCGGTAACGGTCTTATCGTATCTCGTACAGTTGAAGGTATCGCTCGTCAACCAGAAGCTCGCGGTATGCTTCAAACAACAATGTTTATCGGGGTAGCGTTAGTTGAGGCGATTCCTATCATCGCGACAGTAATCGCGTTCATGGTAATTGGCCGATAA
- the atpB gene encoding F0F1 ATP synthase subunit A: MHHEAPLWKFMGLTFNLANVLMITIASLIVFIIAVLSTRRLAMKPTGMQNFMEWVMDFVKNIINSTMDWKTGGRFHVLGITLIMYIFVSNMLGLPFSVVIDDKLWWKSPTADPVVTLTLAVMVVGLSHYYGVKMKGVGEYGREFLRPFWFMFPIKLIEEFANTLTLGLRLYGNIFAGEILLSLLAGSLATGVGGHIAAIIPTLAWQGFSIFVGAIQAFIFTMLTMVYMSHKVSSDH, from the coding sequence ATGCATCATGAAGCTCCATTATGGAAGTTTATGGGATTAACCTTCAACTTAGCAAACGTATTAATGATCACCATTGCAAGTCTAATTGTTTTTATCATTGCTGTTCTTTCTACCCGTAGACTCGCCATGAAACCTACCGGTATGCAAAACTTTATGGAATGGGTTATGGACTTCGTCAAAAATATCATTAACAGCACGATGGATTGGAAAACCGGCGGAAGGTTCCATGTTCTTGGAATCACATTAATTATGTATATTTTCGTTTCCAACATGCTAGGACTTCCGTTTTCAGTCGTGATTGACGATAAGTTATGGTGGAAATCACCGACTGCCGACCCGGTTGTTACCTTAACGCTGGCTGTAATGGTAGTAGGACTTTCACATTACTACGGAGTAAAGATGAAAGGAGTCGGGGAGTACGGACGCGAATTTTTAAGGCCGTTCTGGTTTATGTTCCCGATCAAACTCATCGAAGAATTTGCAAACACATTAACCCTTGGTCTCCGTCTTTACGGTAACATATTCGCCGGTGAAATCCTTCTCAGTTTGCTTGCCGGAAGTCTTGCAACCGGAGTAGGAGGGCATATCGCAGCAATTATTCCGACGCTTGCTTGGCAAGGATTCTCAATATTTGTCGGTGCGATCCAGGCGTTTATCTTTACAATGTTAACAATGGTTTATATGTCTCACAAAGTGAGCTCTGACCATTAA
- a CDS encoding ATP synthase subunit I: MPEMNEMIARQRKYIFYLLAVYVLGWGFTSYQSIFLGLIFGTSLSFFNLWLIGRKIRKFGDSVMEGKKTVSLGSFSRMATGAFAVIIAMRYPDTFHLISVIIGLMTSYIVIMIDFFLHSFYLRN, from the coding sequence ATGCCGGAAATGAATGAAATGATTGCAAGACAGCGTAAATACATATTTTATTTATTGGCTGTATATGTTCTCGGCTGGGGGTTTACATCTTACCAATCGATTTTTTTGGGCTTGATTTTCGGTACAAGCTTGAGTTTTTTTAACCTATGGCTAATAGGTAGAAAAATACGAAAATTCGGAGATTCCGTAATGGAAGGGAAAAAAACGGTCTCTCTCGGATCGTTTTCCAGAATGGCAACGGGTGCCTTTGCCGTAATTATTGCGATGAGGTATCCAGACACATTTCACCTTATCAGTGTAATTATTGGATTAATGACATCTTATATTGTCATTATGATAGATTTTTTTCTTCATTCATTCTATTTACGTAATTAG
- a CDS encoding AtpZ/AtpI family protein: protein MRQKNRHPFQAMALMSAILSQLVGSVLIGIFLGRWIDRTIGTEPLFLIIGLMVGLIAGTFGMLRLVRHFFSGD, encoded by the coding sequence ATGCGTCAAAAAAACCGCCACCCATTTCAAGCGATGGCATTAATGTCCGCCATTCTTTCACAATTAGTAGGTTCCGTTTTAATAGGTATTTTTTTAGGAAGATGGATTGATCGTACCATTGGAACCGAACCGCTTTTTTTGATAATCGGGCTTATGGTAGGACTTATAGCAGGGACATTTGGCATGCTTCGATTAGTTCGTCACTTCTTTTCAGGAGATTAA